From Candidatus Thorarchaeota archaeon:
GCCCGCTACTAGGCCATGTGACCTAAACTGGCAAGAATCCCAGAAGCGGATACGTTCGCCAGTTTTGCCATCGATACTCGGCACATCCTTGACGTCGTAACACCTGCAAGTGGGGCAGGTCAGAGTGCAGTTCCCACAACCCAAGCACTTCTCGCTTTCCCGCTCGTACATAGAATGGTCGAGACGCATCTCGAGGAAGTATCTGAGGGAGTCCCAGTTACCTTGGACAGTAAACATGGAGATCCGTTTTTCTTCAAAATCCTCCAGGTAGTCGATGTCTTCCTGCGTCACCTCATCGACTAGTTCGGGATACGGATCCAGGAGCTTGTGGCCTTGAACGGTCCCAACACGAACCAGATAGCCGTCTGCTACCTCATGGAAAAACAAATCGAATCCCTTGTCGACAAACTCTGTCCTGCGTACATTGCAAAAACAGTATTCATCAGGCAAGCAAGAGAGACCGATGATGATTCCATTCTCGCGCCTCATCTTGTAGTAGGGATCTGGCTGCTCATCAATGAATTCGGCATCCAGAATACGCAAACCCACAACATCACATGCATGCACGCCAAATACTACGAATCGCCCTTCATGAGGAGTGTTCTCATAGAGTTCAACTTTGTCGGTATCAAAACGAAACATAGTTTCTTCTTCGGGATAGAACAATCTGCGTGGAGGACGTATTGTACGATCGTAGTGGAACTCCACCTCATTAACATCATCGATTTCCGTAAAATCATAGAATTGCTCAGAAATTTTGGTAGGGGCGTAGAGCGTTGCTTCTTCCTTCAAGTACTCAAGAAACTTGAAGGTGTTTGCAGTTGTCATCTTAATGTATCTCAATCTGAAACAACTCCGATTGAAGTCCTTGATGTGAGGTGTAGAATCCCACAGTAGGATGTGGCAGCTGGCAACATTTCCATACTTATATTATAGCTTCGGGCGGCGGTTGGGTATTGTGGTGAAGGTTTGAAGGATGAGCATCAAATACTATTGCACCCCATTTCAGAAACGTTATATCTCAAACGACAAAACAAGCAGTAGTATACGCCAAGCTTGGAGTAATCGTAGATGGTCAGCGACAATAGCAACGACAACTCTCCTAAGTCTAAACCAACAGATGTGGCCATAATTGGCGCTGGAATGGGCGGTATCAACGCAGCTCTGGCTCTTGCAGAAGGTGGGCACCACGCTCATCTGATAGAGCGTACAGTCAACATCGGCGGAGCCTATGTAGCGATTTACAAGATATTCCCGGCCTTAGAATGCTCTGCATGTGTTATGACGCCACTTACTTCGTTCGTTGGAAAGCATCCGAATATCACTATCCACGCTTTATCTGAAGTGAAGAAGGTTGAAGGAGAAGCAGGGGATTTCACCGTTACAGTACACAAGAAAGCTCGATATGTAGATGAAGACAAGTGCACAGGTTGTGGACTCTGTATAAAATCGTGCCCTGTTGAGGTTCCAAATGAATATGACGGCGGGCTATCCCTCCGCAAAGCCATATACATGAACTTCCCACAACAGATTCCGCTTGTTGCGACAATTGACAAGGAAGCCTGTATTGGATGTGGAACATGCGCAGGAGTCTGCCCCCAAGATTGTATCATCTACGATGACGAGGATGAGGAATATGATCTGAATGTAGGGGCAATCATCAATGCTGCTGGTTTTCAGGAATATGACCCCACAGATTATGCAGAGTACGGATACGGCGTATTCCCCAATGTTGTAACAACCTTGGAATATGACAGACAGACCCATCCCACAGGGCCCACAGACGCACATATGGTAAGGCCTTCTGATGGTAAGGAACCAGAATCCATCATGTTTGTCAATTGTGTCGGTTCACGAGATGTCCGAGAGAATATTGAGGGATATAGTGATCACTGTAACCGAGTTTGTTGTTCATTCGGACTGAAGCTTGCACAAGTTACACGAATGCACTACCCCGAAGATCATTGCGAAATCTACTACTCCTATATGGATTTGAGAACCTGTGGAAAAGCGCTTGAAGAGTTCCTGTGGGATAGCCAGCATAATCAAGGCATCGATTTCATCCGAGGGAGGATAGCCAAAATCAACGAGGACCCAGACACCAATGACCTGATGGTCAAAATTGAGGATACCGAAACTGGAGAAATCAAAGAAATGACCATGGAAATGGTCGTGTTGAATTCCAGTTTCAGACCTGCGGAAGGACATGAAGAACTTGCAGAGATTTTGGATATAGAACTCGAGCCAACAGGTTGGGTCAAAGAGAAGAACCCAAGTTCTGCTGCCCTTGAAACTACTCGACCAGGTATTTTCATGGCAGGAACAATTCATGGCCCGAAAGACGGTACAGATACAGTAAACGAAGGTAAAGGCGCCGCGATGGCTGCACAGTCTATATTACCAGTACCGGAACCAGAACCTCAAGAGGGAGTACCACCAATCGAAGTTGGTGATGAACCGCGTGTAGGCGTTTTCATATGCCATTGTGGAGGAATCATTGGCGATATGATTGATTCTCCTGCATTGGCGGATTGGGCGGGTGATTTGCCAAACGTCGTGTATAGCACCGACTATATCTTCATGTGCAGTGATCCAGGTCAGGAACTCATCACTGAGGCTATCAAGGAGCATGACTTGAACAGAGTCGTAGTTGGTTCATGTTCGCCATTGCAGCATGAGGATACATTCAGATCGGCACTTGAAGCTGCAGGACTATCAGGCTATTATCTAGTTGGACCAGTTGGACTGCGTGAACAACTAACGCTTGTTAATGCCAACGCTCCGCCCGAAGTCCGACAGGAAAAGGCCCAAGATATGATTAGAAGTGGTGTGGCAAAGGCTATCAACAATGAAAAGGTTCCTATTGAAACAGTTGAAGTGACACCCGTTTGTATGGTCGTGGGTGGTGGAGTCTCCGGAATGACGGCCGCACTCGATGTTGCTCGGAAAGGTTTCGATGTTACCCTAGTAGAGAAGAATGAAGAACTAGGCGGCAGACTCAACGAGTTATATAGGCTCTTTCCGGAGATGGTCGAAGCTCAGGAAATTGTAGATGACTTGAAAGCAAGGGTTGAGAGGGAAGACAAAATCGAAGTTATTCTCAATTCGAAACCGGTAGCTCGTGATGGAACATACGGAAACTACGAAATTACCCTCGAGAATCAGAAGACCGGTGAAAGAAACATGCACGTGATAGGCTCCATGGTAATTGCTGTAGGAACAGATACCTATGAGCCTGAAGATGGTGAATATGGATGGGAAGAGACCCCGGCCGTCATAACCACGCTTGACTTGGAACGGAAACTGAAGAATGGAGGAATCAAAGAACCCCCCAAGAACCCGGTGTTCATTCATTGTGTCGGATCGAGACAGAGTCCAGGTGAAGGAAACAGGTATTGTTCGAGAGTTTGTTGTTCCGCAGTCATAGCCATGCAAAACGAGCTGAAGGAGATGTTCCCCGACCTTAGGGTCTTCTCAGCCTATAAGGAACACATCAGACCATTCGCTAACGGGATGGAAGAGATGTGGAGGGAGAACAGACAGAAGGGTGTCAGTTACCTGCGATGGGTTAGAGAGAATCCCCCGCAAGTCGAGCCAACTGAAGATGGTGAACGAGCTATTGTTACCGTCTATGATACGCTATCACAGAAGACCCTGAGAATCAAATCAGATATGGTGGTTCTAGCTGTTGGTCTTGAGGCGCCTCACGATGTTAATGAACTGGTAAAGGCAATCGGTATCACCCGTGGAGCCGACGGATTCCTTAGAGAGATGCACATGAAGTTCAAGCCTGTCGAGACCAACGTCCCGGGTGTATTCCTAGGTGTAACCTATGCAAAGAATGTTGCAGACTCAATCAACCAAGCTCGCGGCGCGGCAAGTGCAGCCTGTGCTCCCTTGAATCTCGGTACTGTGGAGATTGAACTGTTGGTTGCAGATGTCGACCAGGATCTTTGTGTTGGTTGTGACCTGTGCAACTATTCCGAAATATGCCCATATGATGCAGTATCGATGGTTGAAGTGGAACCAGGTGTTAAGAAGAGCGTCACCGACGAACTACGTTGTGAAGGTTGTGGTGCATGTTGCGCCATATGTCCAACAGGTGCTCGGGATCTCAGATGGTGGCGAGAGGAAAGCTTCCTACAACAAATCGAAGAAATGCTCAGGGAGTGAAATCTAAGTGGTATCTATCGAAGGTTTGCGTGCTGGCTGGCTGGTTCTCAATGACCTGCTTGGAGATTTGAAATCAAAGCATAATTTCAGTCCGCCGGATATAACGTACAAAGATCTTCGCAGTTCCAAGATGATTATAGAGTATCTTGGTTCTTTCGATGAAGACATAAGAGACATGGAGCATCGCGATGCTGCTCTTCGAGAAGAGATGGAACAGAAAGTTGATCGCACACGAGAAACCCTGATGATGTGGGCTGAAAAGCAAGGTGGGAAAAAATACAGGGAAACATGGAACGTACGGTTCCATGAGGCTATTCATACTGATGGAGAATCGGGTCCAGAAGAATCTAAAGCCCCGATATCCGATCTGCCACGAGACAAAGATGTCAGCTTCTTCAGAATGCGACTCCCCGAAGAAATCCCCGTCGAAATTATTTCTGGCTTGGCAGAAAGCTGCATGGTTCTCATATCTTTGGATGGTGAAAGGCACCTCCAAGTCAGCGGATCAGAAGAATGTGTCAAAGAGGCAATGCAACGCCTCGGAGAACTGTTCTATGGCGAGAATACTATGAATGAGTAGATACAATCTTCTGAGTTGAACCGCCTAATTGAACTGATTAGGTGTACCCAAGATTAAATCAGTAGATCTTCATACAGTTTACCGAGGGGCGATTATATGGCCAGTGACTATAGCATGTCAGACCCGCTTGGTAGAGCAAGAGTGTGTCTAGATGGTTTGTCCATCGGAGACGGCTTTGGCGAGATGTTCTTTGACCGTCGAAGAGTGACCGAGAATTGGATAGAGGAGAGACAACTACCTCCATCCCCTTGGAGATATACTGACGATAGCATGATGGCAATGTCCGTCTTCTCGATACTCCAGGAGTATGGCGAAATCAATCAAGATGCACTTATTCAAAGCTTCTGTGAGAACTATAATCCGAGAAGAGGATACGGAAGCGGAATGCACGAAGCTCTACCACGAATTGCAAATGGGGAAGACTGGGAGAAGGTTGCAGGCAGTCTATTTGGTGGAGAAGGTTCATACGGTAATGGCGCTTCAATGCGGGTTGCACCGGTTGGGGCATACTTTGCGACGGATTTGGATTCAGTAGCAGAAAATGCAGCAAAATCTGCGCAGGTAACTCATGCACATTCCGAGGCGACAGCTGGAGCAATAGCAGTTGCCACTGGCGCCGCTCTGGCATACCAGTCAAGAGAAGAAGAAGCACCGAATGTTCATGATTTCATAGAGAAGGTATTGGAAGCTGTACCTGACAGCCTAACCCGGAAAACCATTTTGGAAGCTTTGAGTGTAAGTCCTGAGGCCCCGGTGCGAGAGGTCGTCAGTAGAATTGGCAATGGTTCCAAAATAACTACATTTGACACGGTACCGTTTGTTCTGTGGAGCGCAGGACTTCATCTTGATGATTACAAAGAGGCTCTCTGGTATACGGTAAGTGGACTAGGAGATATTGATACAACCAGTGCCATGGTCGGTGGTATAGTGGCTAGTAGAGTAGGACAAGAAGGAATTCCAGAGGAATGGCTTGATAGAAGAGAACCACTTCCAGACCTCCCCCTATGAAGACAGTTTATAATCCGAGAATATCCGCGATAGGATCCAGCCGCACTCTGTTTAACTCGAATCCTAACTTGCTTGAATCAATGCCCATGGCCACACCCAGAACTTGCGTTACGAACAGCGCAGGCAGCTCCAGTGAATTACCATCCTCGTCTTCTAGGCCGAGTGCTTGAACATCAAACTGTGTATGGCAGGCAGGGCAGTTGGTCACAATGCAGTTTGCACCGGACTCTATGGCATCACTCATCTTCTCTTTGAGAATCTCAGTAGCAACTTCTTCACTCGAAATGAGTAGTGGGGAACCACAACATCTAAGCTTCAGATTCCAGGGAGTGCTTCGGGCACCAGTAAGCTCCAGCAACTCGTCAACTTTGCGAGGGAGCTCTGGATTGTCGAACTGTGCTACAGTAGATGGGCGTATCAGGTGACAACCAGGATGAAAGGCAATTTTGAGACCATCGAGGGGATTCACGATTCTATCTGCAATTTTGTCTTTCAAATCATACAGAACTTCAACAAAGTGGCGAATGCGTGTTTCACCTTCGTATTCTAGACCAACTTCGCTGAGAATCTTGTTGACTTGTTTCCGCTCGTTATCGTTCTCATTAAGTACATGATCACAGTCTTTGAGCGAGCCAAAACAACCATTGCAAGGAGTAACAATATCGTGGCCCCGTTGTTCAGCGAGCGCTATATTTCGCCCAGACATCGAAAGCCAGCTCATCTCATCAATCGACTTCAGTACAACAGTTCCGCAGCATGATGCCCCATCAAAATCCAAGAGTTCGATATCAAGCTCATCAGCAATGACCCGCATGGATGCTTCATAATTATTGAAACGGCTAGGAATGGCACATCCAAGAAAGACTTCGTATTCTTGACTCATTCTAGTCATCCTCCTCCAGTTTGAGCAAGCCGGTCTTCTCAAACATCTTCTTGGTTTCATCCAAGTCCAGATGTGGAACGGTATCCAAACCGAGATCTTCGCGTTCCCAATCAGTTGGCTGATAGAGTTTTCCAGTATCATAGAGCTGCTGTCGTGAACTAACGTATCCCTGGGGTGTCTTGTTTCTCTTGAAAGCCATATTCTTCAGTCCGAAGAGGATATCTGTTATGTCGATACCTTGTGGACACCGTTCCTGACATGTATAGCAAGTTGTACACAGCCATATCATGTCAGTATCAAGTACTTCTGGTAGCCCAAGAACAAGCATCCGCATTACTTCATGAATCTGTACATTAACCTTGTCGCTGACCGGGCAACCAGCACTGCATTTCGCACACTGGAAACACGCAGTTAGGTCCTGACCACCGATAAGCTGTGAAACTCGCTCAGTGAATTCAGGATCAAGAGTTTCAAAGGTCTTACCTGCAAACGATTTGAGAGTACCCCATGCTTCAGTCATCGTCTATCGACCTCCTCTTAGAGGGCTTGGTCCAAGCTCCTCAGCCAATTCTGTGAGCTCTTTAACAGTATCAGCATATATTGCCCCTTCACTCGCACTAATCTGAGTGAATTGGAGGCGCTCTGGGTCCAGTCCAGCTTTTTCGATAATCTTCTTGGCTATGTTGAACCGTCTTTCAAACGCGACATTACCATCAACATAGTGACAATCACCGAAATGGCATCCAGAAATCCACACTACATCCGCACCCATTCGGAATGCCTCAAGGATGTGCTGTACGCTGACACGCCCAGTACACATCACCCGTATGTCCCGTACCGTGGGTGGTTGTTGCATCCGTGAGACTCCCGCTTGATCTGCACCGGCATAGGTGCACCAGTTGCAGATGAGGCTCACTAATCTCGGTTGACTTACTGGCATGTCTTTGAGTGCAGCTCGGATTTGAGAGAGGATTTGGTCATCCGTGAAGTGCTTCATAGTAATGGCGCCCGACGGGCAACCAGCGGCACATTTACCACATCCTTGGCATAGCACCGGGTTACTGACTGCATAATCGTGACTGCCATCACCTGGAACGACCTCTATGGCATTGTATGAGCAGTTCACCTCACAAGTCCCGCATCCAACACATACCTCGGGGTCTACGACAGAGACGATAGCTTCAGCCTTTCGAACACCCTTATTGAGA
This genomic window contains:
- a CDS encoding 4Fe-4S dicluster domain-containing protein: MTEAWGTLKSFAGKTFETLDPEFTERVSQLIGGQDLTACFQCAKCSAGCPVSDKVNVQIHEVMRMLVLGLPEVLDTDMIWLCTTCYTCQERCPQGIDITDILFGLKNMAFKRNKTPQGYVSSRQQLYDTGKLYQPTDWEREDLGLDTVPHLDLDETKKMFEKTGLLKLEEDD
- a CDS encoding DUF2096 family protein, with amino-acid sequence MVSIEGLRAGWLVLNDLLGDLKSKHNFSPPDITYKDLRSSKMIIEYLGSFDEDIRDMEHRDAALREEMEQKVDRTRETLMMWAEKQGGKKYRETWNVRFHEAIHTDGESGPEESKAPISDLPRDKDVSFFRMRLPEEIPVEIISGLAESCMVLISLDGERHLQVSGSEECVKEAMQRLGELFYGENTMNE
- a CDS encoding CoB--CoM heterodisulfide reductase iron-sulfur subunit B family protein; translation: MSQEYEVFLGCAIPSRFNNYEASMRVIADELDIELLDFDGASCCGTVVLKSIDEMSWLSMSGRNIALAEQRGHDIVTPCNGCFGSLKDCDHVLNENDNERKQVNKILSEVGLEYEGETRIRHFVEVLYDLKDKIADRIVNPLDGLKIAFHPGCHLIRPSTVAQFDNPELPRKVDELLELTGARSTPWNLKLRCCGSPLLISSEEVATEILKEKMSDAIESGANCIVTNCPACHTQFDVQALGLEDEDGNSLELPALFVTQVLGVAMGIDSSKLGFELNRVRLDPIADILGL
- a CDS encoding CoB--CoM heterodisulfide reductase iron-sulfur subunit A family protein codes for the protein MVSDNSNDNSPKSKPTDVAIIGAGMGGINAALALAEGGHHAHLIERTVNIGGAYVAIYKIFPALECSACVMTPLTSFVGKHPNITIHALSEVKKVEGEAGDFTVTVHKKARYVDEDKCTGCGLCIKSCPVEVPNEYDGGLSLRKAIYMNFPQQIPLVATIDKEACIGCGTCAGVCPQDCIIYDDEDEEYDLNVGAIINAAGFQEYDPTDYAEYGYGVFPNVVTTLEYDRQTHPTGPTDAHMVRPSDGKEPESIMFVNCVGSRDVRENIEGYSDHCNRVCCSFGLKLAQVTRMHYPEDHCEIYYSYMDLRTCGKALEEFLWDSQHNQGIDFIRGRIAKINEDPDTNDLMVKIEDTETGEIKEMTMEMVVLNSSFRPAEGHEELAEILDIELEPTGWVKEKNPSSAALETTRPGIFMAGTIHGPKDGTDTVNEGKGAAMAAQSILPVPEPEPQEGVPPIEVGDEPRVGVFICHCGGIIGDMIDSPALADWAGDLPNVVYSTDYIFMCSDPGQELITEAIKEHDLNRVVVGSCSPLQHEDTFRSALEAAGLSGYYLVGPVGLREQLTLVNANAPPEVRQEKAQDMIRSGVAKAINNEKVPIETVEVTPVCMVVGGGVSGMTAALDVARKGFDVTLVEKNEELGGRLNELYRLFPEMVEAQEIVDDLKARVEREDKIEVILNSKPVARDGTYGNYEITLENQKTGERNMHVIGSMVIAVGTDTYEPEDGEYGWEETPAVITTLDLERKLKNGGIKEPPKNPVFIHCVGSRQSPGEGNRYCSRVCCSAVIAMQNELKEMFPDLRVFSAYKEHIRPFANGMEEMWRENRQKGVSYLRWVRENPPQVEPTEDGERAIVTVYDTLSQKTLRIKSDMVVLAVGLEAPHDVNELVKAIGITRGADGFLREMHMKFKPVETNVPGVFLGVTYAKNVADSINQARGAASAACAPLNLGTVEIELLVADVDQDLCVGCDLCNYSEICPYDAVSMVEVEPGVKKSVTDELRCEGCGACCAICPTGARDLRWWREESFLQQIEEMLRE
- a CDS encoding 4Fe-4S dicluster domain-containing protein — its product is MRYIKMTTANTFKFLEYLKEEATLYAPTKISEQFYDFTEIDDVNEVEFHYDRTIRPPRRLFYPEEETMFRFDTDKVELYENTPHEGRFVVFGVHACDVVGLRILDAEFIDEQPDPYYKMRRENGIIIGLSCLPDEYCFCNVRRTEFVDKGFDLFFHEVADGYLVRVGTVQGHKLLDPYPELVDEVTQEDIDYLEDFEEKRISMFTVQGNWDSLRYFLEMRLDHSMYERESEKCLGCGNCTLTCPTCRCYDVKDVPSIDGKTGERIRFWDSCQFRSHGLVAGPHNFRPTKESRFKNRYQCKNAYCEEVTTAYCVGCGRCTYFCPADINFKRNLIEIGGYHGVGD
- a CDS encoding ADP-ribosylglycohydrolase family protein, whose protein sequence is MASDYSMSDPLGRARVCLDGLSIGDGFGEMFFDRRRVTENWIEERQLPPSPWRYTDDSMMAMSVFSILQEYGEINQDALIQSFCENYNPRRGYGSGMHEALPRIANGEDWEKVAGSLFGGEGSYGNGASMRVAPVGAYFATDLDSVAENAAKSAQVTHAHSEATAGAIAVATGAALAYQSREEEAPNVHDFIEKVLEAVPDSLTRKTILEALSVSPEAPVREVVSRIGNGSKITTFDTVPFVLWSAGLHLDDYKEALWYTVSGLGDIDTTSAMVGGIVASRVGQEGIPEEWLDRREPLPDLPL